Genomic DNA from Mycobacterium stomatepiae:
CACAGTCGCGTCGTTGTCGATGGTGTCGTGCTCCTGCGCGAAATAGCCCATGCGCAAACCGTGTCCGGGCTCCAGCCCTCCGGTGTCGGGAGTCTCGGCGCCGGCCAACAGCCGCAGCAGCGTCGTCTTGCCCGCGCCGTTGAGCCCCAGCACCACCACCCGGGAGCCCCGGTCGATCGCCAGGTCGACCCCGGTGAACACCTCGAGCGATCCGTAGGACTTGCTCAAGCCCTTGGCCACCAGCGGGGTTCGTCCGCAGGGCGCCGGCGTGGGGAACTTGATCCGGGCGACCTTGTCGGAGACGCGTTCCTCGTCGAGCGCGGCCATCATGCGATCGGCGCGTCGCAACATGTTCTGCGCCGCAACGGCTTTGGTGGCCTTGGCGCCCATCTTGGCGGCCTGGGTGCGCAGCGCACTCGCCTTCTTCTCGGCGTTGGCGCGTTCGCGCCGGCGGCGCTGCTCGTCCGTGGCCCGGGCATCGAGATACTTCTGCCAGCCCATGTTGTAGACGTCGGCCTCGCCGCGCACCGCGTCCAGGAACCACACCCGGTTGACGACGTCGGCGAGCAACTCGACGTTGTGGCTGATGACCACCAGGCCGCCGGTGTGCGATCGCAGGAAATCCCGCAGCCAGCCAACCGAATCCGCGTCGAGGTGGTTGGTCGGCTCGTCGAGCAGCAGCGTGGTCGACGAACCGGCGTCGGAGGCGGCGAACAGGATTCGCGCCAGCTCGACTCGGCGGCGCTGACCGCCGGACAGGGTGCGCAGTTGTTGTGTCATGACCCGTTCCGGCAGGCCGAGACTCGCGCAGATCCGGCCGGCTTCGCTTTCGGCGCCGTAGCCGCCCAGGGCGACGAACCGCTCCTCCAGTTGGCCGTATCGACGGATCGCGCGGTCGCGCGCTTCGTCGTCGGCGACCTCGGCCATCAACGCTTGCTGCTTCTCCAGATCGGTGAGCAGGACATCCAAACCGCGCGCCGACAGCACCCGGTCGCGGGCCAGCACGTCGAGATCGCCCTCTTTGGGATCCTGTGGCAGGTAACCGGTTTCGCCGGTACGGGTCACCGATCCGGCGTACGGTTCGCTCTCCCCGGCCAGGATGCGCAGGGTCGTCGTCTTGCCCGCACCGTTGCGCCCGACCAGCCCGATGCGGTCACCGGGCTGAATCCGAAGGTCGGGGCCGTCGGGTGAGAGCAGGATGCGCGCACCAGCGCGGACCTCAAGGCCCGTAGCCGTGATCACGATCGCTCTCCTCGGTCAGTGCAGTGGTTATTTGTCGTCGGTGAACACCGGGGCCGCCGCTCTGCACGCGCAGCAACCGCTTCTTCGAAGTTCGCGGTGAGCAGACGGGCGAAAAGCTGTCCCAAGCCTTCGGCTTGCATGTGCCCTTCCAGGCTACCGGCGTCCAGTCCACTCCGCAGTGTGCGCTTGGTCAACTCGATTCCGGGCCGGGAGAACGCGGCGATCGCGTAGCAGGTGTCCAGCAGCTGCCCCTCGGGCACCTGGCAGGACACCAGCCCGATGCGCTCGGCCTCCTCGGCGGGGACGTCGCGGCCGGTCAGCATGATCTCGAACGCCCGCGACGCGCCGATCGCCCTGGGCAGCAGGTAGGACAGGCCCAGTTCGCTGGCGGTCAACCCGTTGTTGATGCCCGCGGCCCGGAAATAGACGTTGGTCGAGGCCACCCGGATGTCGGCGGCCAGGGCCAGACACAGCCCACCGCCGATGGCGGCGCCGTTGACCGCGGCGATGACCGGCTGATGCAGGCGCCGCAGCGCCAAAATGACGTCGTCGAGGAGCTCCATGGAGCGCAGCGCATACGTCGGGCGGGTCTACCCGTCCACATTCGGCACCGTGCCCGCGGACTTGTGGTCGGCTCCCGACGAAAACCCCCGACCCGCCCCGGTCAGCACCACGACCCGCACCGAGTTGTCGTACGTCACCTTTTCCAAGGCCGCCTTCAGCGGCACCATGACGTCGAACGCCATGGAATTCATCCGTTCGGGCCGATTGAGGGTGATCAAGGCCACGCCGGGCCGCGGGTGTTCAACGAGTACCAAACTCACCCGTGAACGGTATCGCGGCCGACGCCGGCGACCTATTCGGCGACGTGCCTCAGGCATGATCCGCCTGAACCGCCTCGACGTCGAAGTCCCTGATTTGCTGCACCAGATCCTCCAGCGCCGACGGTGGGAGCGCACCCGGCTGGTTGAACAGCAGTTTGCCCTTCTTGAAGGCCATCAACGTCGGGATGGACCGAATCTGGGCCGCGGCGGCGAGCTCTTGCTGGGCTTCGGTGTCGACCTTGGCGTGCACGATGTCGGGGTGCTTCTCCGACGACGCCTGAAAGGTCGGCCCGAACTGACGGCATGGCCCGCACCAGGACGCCCAGAAGTCGACCAGCACGATGTCGTTGTTTTCGATGGTCGCGTTGAACTGCTCCGCGGTGAGGTCCTGTGTAGTCACATTTCGCCTAACGCCGGGTACTGCTCGGATGTTCCCGCGCGAATGTCGACCATTGGCGCACCCTCATACTGCTCCCGCCAGCAACGATTCGCCAGCGCGCCGGTGTGTGCCCCCAGCTGACCTCCGAGGCCGCGGGGATAACGCGGATCGATCTTCCCAATGAGCAGTTGGGTTTTGGTTTGCGGGCCGACAACGGCCGGTGCCCGCAGGTTACGGTTGCGGAGGGTTTCGGTGCTCGGAGACACTGAGGGCTGATGATCCGTCGCCGGACGGACCAGTTGAGGGAGATGTCTTGGGCCACTACATCGCTAACGTCCGTGATCTCGAGTTCAACATCTTCGAAGTCCTCGAGGTGGGCGCGATTCTCGGCGCCGGGCAGTACAGCGAGCTGGACGCCGACACGGTGCGGACCATCCTGTCCGAGGCCGCTCGCCTGGCAGAAGGCCCGGTCGCCGAGACCTTCGCGTTCGCCGACCGCAACCCGCCGGTGTTCGATCCCAACGAGCACACCATCAGCGTCGCACCCGAGTTGGCCAAGACCGTGCAAGCGATCAAGGACGCCGAGTGGTGGCGCCTCGGCCTGGCCGAGGACATCGGTGGCATGCCCGCACCGCCGCCGTTGGCGTGGGCGGTCAATGAAATGATCTTCTGCGCCAATCCGTCCGCAAGCTTCTTCTGCCTGGGACCTTTTATGGCGCAAGCGCTTTGGGCCGAGAGCGACGAGGAGCAGAAGCGCTGGGCGGCCGAGGGCGTCGAGCGCGGCTGGGCCGCCACGATGGTGCTCACCGAACCCGACGCGGGCTCCGACGTCGGCGCCGGCCGCAGCAAGGCCATCGCGCAGCCGGACGGCACCTGGCACATCGAGGGCGTCAAGCGGTTCATCTCCGGTGGCGACGTCGGCGACACCGCCGACAACGTCTTCCACCTCGTGTTGGCCCGCCCGGAGGGCGCCGGCCCCGGCACCAAGGGACTGAGCCTGTTCTACGTCCCGAACTACCTGTTCGACCCCGACACATTCGAACTCGGCGCCCGCAACGGGGTTTTCGTCACCGGGCTGGAACACAAGATGGGCATCAAGTCCTCCCCCACCTGCGAGCTGACCTTCGGCGCGACGGATGTGCCCGCCGTGGGCTATCTGGTCGGCGGCGTGCACAACGGGATCGCGCAGATGTTCACCGTGATCGAGCACGCCCGCATGACGATCGGAGTCAAGGCCGCCGGCACGCTTTCCACCGGCTACCTCAACGCGCTTGCCTACGCCAAGGAGCGGGTGCAGGGTGCCGACCTGACCCAGATGACCGACAAGACCGCACCGCGGGTCACGATCATGCACCACCCCGACGTGCGCCGCAGCCTGATGACCCAGAAGGCGTACGCCGAAGGGCTGCGGGCGCTCTACATATATGCCGCGGCACATCAGGATGATGCTCTCGCACAACAAGTTTCCGGCGCTGACCACGACATGGCACACCGCGTCGACGATCTGCTGCTGCCCATCGTCAAGGGGGTCAGTTCGGAGCGGGCGTACGAGATCCTGACGGAATCGTTGCAGACGCTGGGCGGCTCGGGCTTCCTGCAGGATTATCCGCTGGAGCAGTACATCCGCGATTCCAAGATCGATTCGCTCTACGAGGGCACCACCGCGATTCAGGCCCTGGACTTCTTCTTCCGCAAGATCGTTCGCGACCACGGCGCTGCCCTGCAGTTCGTGACGGCTCAGATCAGCCGGACCATCGACGACTGCGACGACGCGCTGAAATCGCAGGCGCAGGCGGTGCAATCCGCCCTCGACGAGGTGACCTCGATGACGGCCGCGTTGACCGGCTACCTGATGGCGGCTACCGCGCACCCGACGGAGATCTACAAGGTGGGGCTCGGTTCGGTGCGGTATCTGCTCGCGGTCGGCGACCTGCTGATCGGCTGGCGGTTGCTGGCGCAGGCCCTGGTTGCGCACGCCGCCCTGGCCGACAATCCCAGCGAGAAGGACCGGGCGTTCTACCAGGGCAAGATCGCGACGTCGGCGTTCTTCGCCAAGAACATGCTGCCGAAACTGACCTCGCTGCGCCGCGTCATCGAATCCATCGACGACGACGTGATGCGTATTTCCGAGGACGCGTTCTGAGCGATCGGCGCTACGGTGTCACGGGCCTATTCACGTCGTTGAAACGGACGATCACGCGCTCGAGCTGTTTGACGCGTTCGGCTTTCGCCCGCTTGGCGTAGATCCGCCGGTCGGCCGGCGTGAGTTCGGCGTCGTCGCTGAAGGCGCTCAGCAATGCGCGCGGGCAGAGGTGCTCCACCAGTACGACGTTCATTTCGGCGCAGAGCACCAGCGCCGTCGACACCAGATACAGGAAGGCGAGCAATCCCAGCACCAACGCGAAGATGCTGTTGGTGGCGCTGGCCGTCTTGACGGTGTGCTGGATATAGCCGGCACCGAACCACTGCAATATCTGCCAAATAACCGCTGCCGCAACGGCCCCCGGCAGCACCTGCCGGTAGGTGAGTACCCTTGCGGTCGTCACACGGAAAGCCACCAGGCAGATCATCGCGTTGATCGCCACGGTGGTCAGCGCGACACCGATCCTGCCGAAGATGCCCAGCTCCCCTGTCGTCTGCGCGATCCCGGACAAGACGGTGGCCGCGAGCACCGCCGAACCCAGCACGAAAAGCAATCCGCAGCTGCGCACGCGTGATCGAATCGGGTTGGGGCGCTTGTGCTTCGGCACGGCCCATACCGAATCCATCGCGTTCTGCACGGCTTGGCCGACACCCAGGCCGCCGTAGAGCGCACCCAGGATTCCGACGACGACGGCGACCGTGCCGCCGCTGAGCCCCTCGGGCTGTTGCAGCTGGCTGCCGATCACCGGGAATTGACTCAGGGCGCTGTGCAGCACCTGCTCTTGCAGATCGGGGCGACCGGCGAGCACCACACCCAGCCCGGTGGTCAACAACAGCAGCATCGGGAACAGCGACACGAAGCCGTAGTACGTGATCAGCGCGGGCAGATAGCCGCCTTGATCATCGAGGTATTTGTAGATGACAGCCACGGTCACACTCACACCGCGGTTGCGTCGCTGCAAATCGTCCAGCCAGCCCACCATTGCCGATCACTCATCCCCCCAGAAACCGACACCCGATCCAACCGGGTTGGGCCGGGCATACCCCGATTCGCCGGCAGCCAACCGTGTCGGCAGGTGCGGTTGGCCACCGACGTCGCATCTCATAGCTCGGCCACAGCTGGATTCGGTAGACCCGTTCGTGGGGATCACCCCACGATTGGAGAAACGTCGATGTCTGCCAGCTCTCACCTGTGCACCCGATTCGCGATGCTCGCGGTCTCCGGGATCACCGCGGTATCCGTCGTGGCCTGTGGTTCGTCGCACCCGGCCAGCCCCACTTCCTCAAGTCCTGCCGCGTCGCCGGCGGCGCCGTCCAGCTCGCCCCCAGCCACCGGTCAGGCTCGGGTACGTGGCCTGATCGCATCGGTGTCGGGAAACACCGCGCAGATCACGGAGGAAAAGGGCGATGCCGCTGTGGCTTTCAGCGCCACGACCAAAATCACCGAACTCACCCCGGCCACGCTGAGTGACGTCACCACCGGCAGTTGCGTCACCGTGCGGCCCGCTCACCGGGGATCAGAACCCGGCCAGCCGATCGCCGCGGCGGGCGTGCGGGTGACCCCCGCCGTCGACGGGAAATGCCCAACGGCGCCTGCCAAACGAGCGCCCGTGCAAGGCGCCGTGGCCTCCGTCGCTGGCAACACGATCACCGTGACGCGTATCGACCCCAGCGGCGCGGGCTCGCAGGCGACGGTGACGGTCACCGATCAGACGCGATACACCAGGCAGGCCGGTGCCGGCATTCAAGCGATCACGCCGGGCAAATGCATAACGGCACAAGGCAATCGGGACGGCAGCGGCACGCTACAGGCGAACACCATCGACCTGCGGCCGGCCCACGACGGCAAATGCGGGGGCCAGCATCGGCTCGGCAGGTAACGCCGCGAAGACTTCCCGAGGTGAGAGACCGCGCTTAGAAGTTGTCGGGCATGCCGGGGGCGGCGGGCCAGTCGAAGGCGACCGCGGTCCGGTGTAGCGAACCGGGGGTGAGTTCTGTGACGAATCCCGCGCTGGCCAGCGCCTGCAGATTTACCCCGCCCAAGTAGATCGCGCCGAGGTCGCGCGCGGTGACGGCGATGTCGGCTGGTGCCGTGGTGGTTTCGCATGCGGCACCGTCGGGTCCGCCACATAGGTGCAACCGGCCGGTGTTCCACGGGCAGAACTCGTCGGTCGCCTCGAGTACCACGTCGACGCAGGTTGTGTACCGGCGCAACGTCAGTGCGCGGGACACGTCGACCAGTCGTACATAGATGGCGTCCTTCACTTCACACCGCAGTGCCCGCTGGTCTGTGACCAGGTAGCGCAGCTGCTCGTCGGTCGCGGCCCACTCGTACTTGACAGTCCTGACCAGGTCCATGTCGAGTAGGTGGCGCCAAATGCGTGCGTACGCGCGGTGATTGGTGGCTCGCACCTCCTGGATATGAAGTTCTCCGTTGGGCTGGCCGGAGTCCGTCCAGCCGGCCTTGGGGCGGTAGATGGCGAATGCGCTGGCGGTGCCATCGGCCTCGCGGTGCAGGGCAAAGCGAATCTTGCCGGTGCCCTCGCGCCTCTCTTCGCTGTCGTGGATCACGGTGTCCCACCACGGCCGCGGTCTGGCCATCAGTCCGGGGCGTTGCGCCATGGCCCGGTCGTAGATTGCGGGTGCGTTGGCCATGAGTGTGTCGGTATCGGTGTCGGTCACCGTGCCGTCGCCGAGCTCGACCTCGGGGCGGAAGCCGAGCTCGCGCAGCTGCCCGGATAACCCCGCGATCGAAGTGGCCGTTCCGTACCCGAATCGCCCATAGATCGAGGCTTCCGAGGCGAACAGCATGGCCAGCGCCTCGGTTCCGCGCGACCTGATGTCGTCGAGCTGGTGGCGCATCATCGCCGTCAGCAGGCCGCGGCGCCGATGGCTCGGTGACACCGTGACCGCGGTGACGGCGGCCACCGGGGCGGTCACACCGCCGGGCAGTACCACCTGCTTGCCGAAGGCGCCCGCGGTGGACGCCCAGCGAGTGCCGTCGTGAAATCCGACCATGCGGTCAAACTCGGTGACCTTGCGCATCAGGTCGATCTCGTCCTTCTGTATGTCCTCGAAGAACACCGCGTACGACGCGGACATGAATGACTCATAGTCATCGTCATCGCTGATGGCGCGCAGGGTCAGCTCAGTCACATATCTAGACCTACCGCAGCGCACCCCGGCAAGTCATCCGATTTTGGGCCACGCGCACCGATTCCCGCTGTGTCGTGGTTCATTTCGAGCCCGACCAGGAAGCCCGGACTGCCAACAGTCTCAGTCAGTCTTAGAGCTAGACGGTGAAGCCGAGGGCGCGCAATTGTTCGCGCCCGTCCTCGGTGATCTTGTCCGGACCCCACGGTGGGTTCCACACCCAGTTGATCCGCAGATCGTTGACCAAACCGCTGCCGACCAGCGCGCTGCGCGACTGGTCTTCGATCACATCGGTCAGCGGGCAGGCCGCCGACGTCAGCGTCATGTCGATGGTCGCGACCTTTCCTTCGTCGCCCTTCTCGACGTTGAGGCCGTAGACAAGCCCCAGATCGACGACGTTGATCCCCAGCTCGGGGTCGACGACGTCGCGCATCGCCTCTTCGAGGTCGGCGAGAAACTCCTCGTCGGGTGCGGTGGTTTCGCTCATCGTTGGTCCTCCTCGAAAGCATGGCTGGCCTGGGCCAGTGCGTCTTTGCACGCCATCCACCCCAGCAGGGCACATTTCACCCGGGCCGGGTACTTGGCGACGCCGGCGAAGGCGATGCCGTCGCCCAACACATCCTCGTCGCCCTCGACCGTTCCCCGCGACGACACCATTTCGGTGAACGCCGTGATGGTCTTGAGGGCTTCGCCCACGCTCTGCCCGATCACCTGCTGGGTCAGCACCGAGGTGGCCGCCTGGCTGATCGCACAGCCTTGCCCATCATAGGAAACGTCCGCGACGGTTTGACCGTCGCCGGACAACGTCACGCGCAGCGTGACCTCGTCGCCGCAGATCGGGTTCACGTGGTAGACCTGCGCGCCGAACGGCTCGCGCAGTCCGCGGTGCTGCGGGTGTTTGTAGTGATCCAGGATCACGTCCTGATACATCTGCTCCAGACGCACGGCTCACGCTCCGCCGAAGAATTCCACCGAACGGCGCACACCGGCCACCAGCCGGTCGACCTCGTCGGCGGTGTTGTACACCGCGAACGACGCCCGCGCCGTGGCTGCCACCCCGAACCGGCGGTGCAACGGTAACGCGCAGTGATGACCGACCCGCACAGCGACGCCCTCGTCGTCGAGCACCTGCCCGACATCATGTGCGTGCACGCCGTCGACGACGAATGCGACCGGGGAGCCACGGTTTTCCATCGACGCCGGCCCGATGATGCGCACGGCGTCGATGCCGGACAGGCCCTCCAGCGCCGCGGCCACCAGCTCACGCTCGTGAGCTTCTACGGCCTCCATTCCGATCGCACCGAGATAGCGTGCGGCCGCGGCCAGGCCGACGACCTGAGAGGTCATCGGGGTGCCGGCCTCGAACCGCTGCGGGGGCGCGGCATACGTCGTGCCTTCCATCGTGACGGTCTCGATCATCGAGCCGCCGGTGAGGAACGGCGGCAGCGCCTCGAGCAACTCGCGGCTGCTGTAGAGCACCCCGATTCCGTTGGGGCCCAGCATCTTGTGGCCGGAGAACGCACCGAAGTCTACGTCGAGGGCGCGGAAGTCGACCGGCTGGTGCGGCACCGACTGGCAGGCGTCGAGCACGGTCAGCGCGCCCACCGCCTTGGCTCGCTCGACGA
This window encodes:
- a CDS encoding GNAT family N-acetyltransferase, which produces MTELTLRAISDDDDYESFMSASYAVFFEDIQKDEIDLMRKVTEFDRMVGFHDGTRWASTAGAFGKQVVLPGGVTAPVAAVTAVTVSPSHRRRGLLTAMMRHQLDDIRSRGTEALAMLFASEASIYGRFGYGTATSIAGLSGQLRELGFRPEVELGDGTVTDTDTDTLMANAPAIYDRAMAQRPGLMARPRPWWDTVIHDSEERREGTGKIRFALHREADGTASAFAIYRPKAGWTDSGQPNGELHIQEVRATNHRAYARIWRHLLDMDLVRTVKYEWAATDEQLRYLVTDQRALRCEVKDAIYVRLVDVSRALTLRRYTTCVDVVLEATDEFCPWNTGRLHLCGGPDGAACETTTAPADIAVTARDLGAIYLGGVNLQALASAGFVTELTPGSLHRTAVAFDWPAAPGMPDNF
- a CDS encoding YihY/virulence factor BrkB family protein, with product MVGWLDDLQRRNRGVSVTVAVIYKYLDDQGGYLPALITYYGFVSLFPMLLLLTTGLGVVLAGRPDLQEQVLHSALSQFPVIGSQLQQPEGLSGGTVAVVVGILGALYGGLGVGQAVQNAMDSVWAVPKHKRPNPIRSRVRSCGLLFVLGSAVLAATVLSGIAQTTGELGIFGRIGVALTTVAINAMICLVAFRVTTARVLTYRQVLPGAVAAAVIWQILQWFGAGYIQHTVKTASATNSIFALVLGLLAFLYLVSTALVLCAEMNVVLVEHLCPRALLSAFSDDAELTPADRRIYAKRAKAERVKQLERVIVRFNDVNRPVTP
- a CDS encoding acyl-CoA dehydrogenase; this encodes MGHYIANVRDLEFNIFEVLEVGAILGAGQYSELDADTVRTILSEAARLAEGPVAETFAFADRNPPVFDPNEHTISVAPELAKTVQAIKDAEWWRLGLAEDIGGMPAPPPLAWAVNEMIFCANPSASFFCLGPFMAQALWAESDEEQKRWAAEGVERGWAATMVLTEPDAGSDVGAGRSKAIAQPDGTWHIEGVKRFISGGDVGDTADNVFHLVLARPEGAGPGTKGLSLFYVPNYLFDPDTFELGARNGVFVTGLEHKMGIKSSPTCELTFGATDVPAVGYLVGGVHNGIAQMFTVIEHARMTIGVKAAGTLSTGYLNALAYAKERVQGADLTQMTDKTAPRVTIMHHPDVRRSLMTQKAYAEGLRALYIYAAAHQDDALAQQVSGADHDMAHRVDDLLLPIVKGVSSERAYEILTESLQTLGGSGFLQDYPLEQYIRDSKIDSLYEGTTAIQALDFFFRKIVRDHGAALQFVTAQISRTIDDCDDALKSQAQAVQSALDEVTSMTAALTGYLMAATAHPTEIYKVGLGSVRYLLAVGDLLIGWRLLAQALVAHAALADNPSEKDRAFYQGKIATSAFFAKNMLPKLTSLRRVIESIDDDVMRISEDAF
- a CDS encoding ABC-F family ATP-binding cassette domain-containing protein — encoded protein: MITATGLEVRAGARILLSPDGPDLRIQPGDRIGLVGRNGAGKTTTLRILAGESEPYAGSVTRTGETGYLPQDPKEGDLDVLARDRVLSARGLDVLLTDLEKQQALMAEVADDEARDRAIRRYGQLEERFVALGGYGAESEAGRICASLGLPERVMTQQLRTLSGGQRRRVELARILFAASDAGSSTTLLLDEPTNHLDADSVGWLRDFLRSHTGGLVVISHNVELLADVVNRVWFLDAVRGEADVYNMGWQKYLDARATDEQRRRRERANAEKKASALRTQAAKMGAKATKAVAAQNMLRRADRMMAALDEERVSDKVARIKFPTPAPCGRTPLVAKGLSKSYGSLEVFTGVDLAIDRGSRVVVLGLNGAGKTTLLRLLAGAETPDTGGLEPGHGLRMGYFAQEHDTIDNDATVWENTRHAAPSSGEQDLRGLLGAFMFSGPQLDQPAGTLSGGEKTRLALAGLVASTANVLLLDEPTNNLDPASREQVLDALRSYQGAVVLVTHDPGAAEALDPQRVVLLPDGTEDYWSDEYRDLIELA
- the trxA gene encoding thioredoxin; translation: MTTQDLTAEQFNATIENNDIVLVDFWASWCGPCRQFGPTFQASSEKHPDIVHAKVDTEAQQELAAAAQIRSIPTLMAFKKGKLLFNQPGALPPSALEDLVQQIRDFDVEAVQADHA
- a CDS encoding cysteine desulfurase, whose product is MTASVTPLDLAAIRADFPILKRIMRSGKQLAYLDSGATSQRPLQVLDAEREFLLTSNGAVHRGAHQLMEEATDAYEQGRADIAAFVGADSDELVFTKNATEALNLVSYVLGDQRFNGAVGPGDVIVISELEHHANLVPWQELARRTGATVKWYGLTDDGRIDLDSLELDERVKVVAFSHHSNVTGAVAPVHELVERAKAVGALTVLDACQSVPHQPVDFRALDVDFGAFSGHKMLGPNGIGVLYSSRELLEALPPFLTGGSMIETVTMEGTTYAAPPQRFEAGTPMTSQVVGLAAAARYLGAIGMEAVEAHERELVAAALEGLSGIDAVRIIGPASMENRGSPVAFVVDGVHAHDVGQVLDDEGVAVRVGHHCALPLHRRFGVAATARASFAVYNTADEVDRLVAGVRRSVEFFGGA
- a CDS encoding DUF5666 domain-containing protein is translated as MSASSHLCTRFAMLAVSGITAVSVVACGSSHPASPTSSSPAASPAAPSSSPPATGQARVRGLIASVSGNTAQITEEKGDAAVAFSATTKITELTPATLSDVTTGSCVTVRPAHRGSEPGQPIAAAGVRVTPAVDGKCPTAPAKRAPVQGAVASVAGNTITVTRIDPSGAGSQATVTVTDQTRYTRQAGAGIQAITPGKCITAQGNRDGSGTLQANTIDLRPAHDGKCGGQHRLGR
- a CDS encoding metal-sulfur cluster assembly factor, encoding MSETTAPDEEFLADLEEAMRDVVDPELGINVVDLGLVYGLNVEKGDEGKVATIDMTLTSAACPLTDVIEDQSRSALVGSGLVNDLRINWVWNPPWGPDKITEDGREQLRALGFTV